A portion of the Streptomyces sp. NBC_01335 genome contains these proteins:
- a CDS encoding SH3 domain-containing protein yields MTVTAAHRTLLSRRSAARTAAVVALSAAALLGGGLTAQAAAPARTTGATVELVPAGALATQCYYKVNANGGLQIRSGPGTSYSVVGSYANGSTILAEVATTNGFHKVGTNRWVSAAYTTRISGLPCES; encoded by the coding sequence ATGACCGTCACCGCAGCACACCGCACCTTGTTATCGCGTCGCTCAGCCGCCCGCACGGCAGCCGTGGTGGCCCTGTCCGCCGCCGCGCTCCTCGGCGGCGGTCTCACGGCCCAGGCCGCCGCACCCGCCCGCACGACGGGCGCGACTGTGGAGCTCGTGCCGGCCGGTGCGCTCGCCACCCAGTGCTACTACAAGGTCAACGCCAACGGCGGTCTGCAAATACGCAGCGGTCCCGGCACCAGCTACTCGGTCGTCGGGTCCTACGCCAACGGCTCCACGATCCTCGCGGAGGTGGCCACCACCAACGGCTTCCACAAGGTGGGCACCAACCGTTGGGTCTCCGCGGCGTACACCACCCGCATCAGCGGCCTTCCCTGCGAGTCCTGA
- a CDS encoding cryptochrome/photolyase family protein: protein MTEEEPTAAHWLFGDQLGPHFTDPARGGPDRDVPLVMIEARSVFRRRRFHRAKAHLILSAMRHRAAELGDRVRYVKADTYREGLREAVGDGPVTLHHPTSHTARAFVDTLPSVRVLPARGFLVAHDEFRRWADGRGTERLRQEDFYRWVRRTHELLMEGDRPAGGRWNLDHDNRQPPPRGARGLGVPAPYRPREGDIDAEVRSDLDRWARDGDVAFVGQDAPRRFPATRREALAALHRFVEHRLATFGAYEDAILAGDATMSHSLLSSSLNLGLLDPAECVERAEARWRSGDVPLNSAEGFVRQIAGWREFVWHVYWYFGPGYRESNALHHRGPLPDWFTELSSEGTGANCVRHVLDQVRETGWTHHIPRLMILGSLALQRGWDPRAVTDWFHRSFVDGYDWVMVPNVVGMSQYADGGRMTTKPYTSGGAYIDRMSDLCGTCRYKPSVRVGEDACPFTAGYWNLLHRHRDRFEHNARMSRAVRGLDRLTDLDALLEQERHRRD from the coding sequence ATGACCGAGGAAGAACCCACCGCCGCCCACTGGCTGTTCGGCGATCAGCTCGGCCCGCACTTCACCGATCCCGCGCGGGGCGGACCGGACCGGGACGTGCCGCTGGTGATGATCGAGGCCCGGAGTGTCTTCCGCCGCAGACGCTTCCACCGCGCCAAGGCCCATCTGATCCTCTCGGCGATGCGCCACCGGGCCGCCGAGCTCGGGGACCGGGTGCGGTACGTCAAGGCGGACACCTACCGCGAGGGCCTGCGCGAAGCCGTGGGGGACGGGCCGGTGACCTTGCACCACCCCACCTCCCACACCGCCCGCGCCTTCGTGGACACCCTGCCCTCCGTCCGTGTGCTGCCGGCGCGCGGCTTCCTCGTGGCGCACGACGAGTTCAGGAGATGGGCGGACGGCCGGGGGACGGAGCGACTCCGCCAGGAGGACTTCTACCGGTGGGTCCGCCGCACGCACGAGCTGCTGATGGAGGGCGACCGGCCGGCCGGCGGCCGGTGGAACCTGGACCACGACAACCGGCAGCCCCCACCGCGCGGCGCGAGGGGACTGGGCGTTCCGGCGCCCTACCGGCCCCGGGAGGGCGACATCGACGCCGAGGTGCGCTCCGACCTCGACCGCTGGGCGCGCGACGGGGACGTCGCGTTCGTCGGCCAGGACGCGCCCCGCAGGTTTCCGGCCACCCGCCGTGAAGCCCTCGCGGCCCTGCACCGCTTCGTCGAACACCGGCTCGCCACCTTCGGCGCGTACGAGGACGCGATCCTCGCCGGGGACGCGACGATGAGCCACAGTCTGCTCTCCTCGTCGCTCAACCTCGGCCTGTTGGACCCCGCCGAGTGCGTCGAACGGGCCGAGGCGCGGTGGCGGTCGGGCGACGTGCCCCTCAACAGTGCCGAGGGCTTCGTCCGGCAGATCGCCGGATGGCGCGAGTTCGTCTGGCACGTCTACTGGTACTTCGGCCCGGGCTACCGGGAGAGCAACGCCCTGCACCACCGGGGCCCACTGCCCGACTGGTTCACCGAACTGTCCTCGGAGGGCACCGGCGCGAACTGTGTCCGCCACGTCCTGGACCAGGTCAGGGAGACCGGCTGGACCCACCACATCCCGCGCCTGATGATCCTGGGCAGCCTCGCCCTCCAACGAGGCTGGGACCCCCGGGCCGTCACCGACTGGTTCCACCGCAGCTTCGTGGACGGCTACGACTGGGTCATGGTCCCGAACGTGGTGGGGATGTCGCAGTACGCCGACGGGGGCCGTATGACCACCAAGCCGTACACCTCCGGGGGCGCCTACATCGACCGCATGAGCGACCTCTGCGGGACCTGCCGCTACAAGCCCTCCGTACGGGTCGGCGAGGACGCCTGCCCCTTCACCGCCGGTTACTGGAACCTGCTGCACCGCCACCGCGACCGGTTCGAGCACAACGCGCGGATGAGCCGGGCGGTGCGGGGGCTGGACCGGCTCACCGATCTCGACGCGCTGCTGGAGCAGGAGCGCCACCGCCGGGACTGA
- a CDS encoding AMP-binding protein, whose amino-acid sequence MTALTTSGLARPMPVEVPTDRREAPPDRATLTGLLRLAEQTCPHRPAVTDDTRAITYAGLGAAARRVATGLRRAGIGPGDRVAVLGPRDARLFVLLYGVLGAGAAVVPLDTAWSPTDRLRRLEAVRATGVLTTSALSGEEIRALWAGGVRHTAHVDPDVLLAAPRDPSLPARPLPRPGSEDPAYLSFTSGSGGEPKAVVVTNGNAAHYALALRDRLGLTGADAPCVAHLTTLAADLGHTSWLLALATGGRTHVVADAQARDARACWASLREAACTVVKTTPSHMAELWRDRPDAKTPGGPYRPRTLILGGEPLPRSLGAALLRDEGVHRLLNHYGPTETTVGATCFLADTAEDLPQDEETVPIGTALGEVTLDLLDDGGSAVPDGEPGQLHIGGRGVSAGYFGRPGQTTQRFVAYRGARTYRTGDLCRRRPDGHLVFLGRSDRQTKIRGYRVDPTEIETLAQQVPGVDRCAVVVRATATGNRLLAAVRPTDVQGPDEAGDADGDRLPGAVREHLGDLLPDAVRNHLAGRLPAYSIPQPIVVLRDFPLGPNGKLDATALEAALDAVLAARAGNPSAAGTGVPPLAREIADLWATALGLPAVDPDADVLELGGDSILAMRTVSQLRRHGHHIDYADFYRHPTPRRLASSVRASVRAVDPAGTAEGATDAAPPAGRGALAPAQRWFYDQDVDQPHHWNQSVLLRCATPVDPAALTAAATAVLARHPALRRPVGPQGPGTARPAGDLHPVSHSRIRRPEDARQEIDALGGELQRSLDPEAGDLIRFHLFSGTPGTEDRLALIAHHLVVDGLSWRVILDDLAHAYRAALSGRPAGLPPAADFYAWAASTPEGADRTRASRPAPRTGRGAAPGTVSWSLDAEATARLVQRYGASRKLEALLLTAFADGAAHDEEHDGPRPGPFTVEVETHGRDTTGEHLDTVGWFTAVTRVRTDTPTLKAPAAGAVRATGTAPTTRTASTDPGARAAARLAEVERRLRDAPRLPMDGEGPRPDTAFNFLGTFRLPAGPDLGWSAAHEQPGTARCPDGDPLYRMRLTARIVEGRLVTDLVHARPAMTDPEADALMARFARTVTDAATPTSPTASATPAPASAPASAAPVTAPVRLDHSASGHLLRTGTLPGPARAASGRVLSEPARVLLTGATGYVGGHLLDALLERGAQVTCLVRGERDADAVGRLGSPSPGVRVVAGDIGREGLGLSKEGRALAREAQVVVHAAADVRLVAPPEELERTNNDGVRRLLAWIDSEALGPVRFHHLSTLAVSGGIDPAAPARRFAEADLRIGQHFRTPYERSKYLAEETVRAWAATGRRCHIHRSGHVAAHSRSGAFHPGIATNRVYQTLRGYLLAGAAPRLAGATFAFSYVDTVAAGIAALALYPHTAPGVHHVETPHQVPHDELVGWMRRYGHRIELCDTGTFEAALDRAEGEHPEAVRLAAAWNRLEDRNVRTDSAHTLAVLDRLGVRFAPPAFRWWASALAWATEAGFLPPPPSAR is encoded by the coding sequence ATGACGGCCCTCACCACGTCCGGGCTCGCACGGCCCATGCCCGTCGAAGTACCCACGGACCGCAGGGAAGCGCCCCCGGACCGCGCGACCCTGACCGGTCTGCTCCGGCTCGCCGAGCAGACCTGCCCGCACCGCCCCGCCGTCACCGACGACACGCGTGCCATCACCTACGCCGGACTGGGAGCCGCGGCCCGCCGGGTCGCCACCGGCCTGCGGCGCGCGGGCATCGGCCCCGGCGACCGCGTGGCGGTCCTCGGCCCGCGCGACGCCCGGCTCTTCGTCCTGCTGTACGGAGTCCTCGGCGCCGGCGCGGCCGTGGTGCCGCTGGACACCGCCTGGAGCCCGACGGACCGGCTGCGCCGCCTGGAGGCCGTACGCGCCACCGGGGTGCTCACCACCTCCGCGCTCTCCGGCGAGGAGATCCGGGCGCTGTGGGCCGGGGGAGTGCGGCACACCGCGCACGTCGACCCCGACGTCCTGCTCGCCGCACCGCGCGACCCCTCCCTGCCCGCCCGGCCCCTGCCCCGGCCCGGGAGCGAGGACCCCGCCTACCTCTCCTTCACCTCCGGCTCGGGCGGCGAACCCAAGGCCGTCGTGGTGACCAACGGCAACGCCGCGCACTACGCGCTGGCCCTCCGCGACCGCCTGGGCCTCACCGGAGCGGACGCGCCGTGCGTCGCCCACCTCACCACCCTGGCCGCCGACCTGGGCCACACCAGCTGGCTGCTGGCCCTCGCCACGGGGGGCCGGACCCACGTCGTCGCCGACGCGCAGGCCCGCGACGCCCGGGCGTGCTGGGCCTCCCTGCGCGAGGCGGCCTGCACGGTCGTGAAGACGACCCCCTCCCACATGGCCGAACTCTGGCGCGACCGCCCGGACGCGAAGACCCCGGGCGGCCCCTACCGTCCCCGGACCCTGATCCTCGGCGGAGAGCCGCTGCCCCGGTCCCTCGGCGCAGCCCTCCTGCGCGACGAGGGCGTCCACCGGCTGCTCAACCACTACGGGCCGACCGAGACCACGGTCGGCGCCACCTGCTTCCTCGCCGACACCGCGGAAGACCTGCCCCAGGACGAGGAGACCGTGCCGATCGGCACGGCGCTGGGCGAGGTGACCCTCGACCTGCTCGACGACGGCGGATCGGCCGTACCCGACGGCGAGCCCGGGCAGCTCCACATCGGGGGACGCGGGGTCAGCGCCGGGTACTTCGGCCGCCCCGGACAGACCACGCAGCGCTTCGTCGCGTACCGCGGTGCCCGTACCTACCGCACCGGCGACCTCTGCCGGCGGCGCCCCGACGGCCACCTCGTCTTCCTCGGCCGCTCCGACCGGCAGACCAAGATCAGGGGCTACCGGGTCGACCCCACCGAGATCGAGACCCTGGCCCAGCAGGTTCCCGGCGTCGACCGCTGCGCCGTCGTCGTACGGGCCACCGCCACCGGGAACCGGCTGCTCGCCGCCGTCCGGCCCACCGACGTGCAAGGCCCCGACGAGGCGGGTGACGCGGACGGAGACCGGCTGCCCGGCGCCGTACGCGAGCACCTGGGCGACCTGCTGCCCGACGCCGTACGCAACCACCTGGCCGGCCGGCTGCCCGCCTACTCGATACCCCAGCCGATCGTCGTGCTCCGGGACTTCCCCCTCGGCCCCAACGGGAAGCTGGACGCCACGGCCCTGGAGGCGGCCCTCGACGCGGTACTCGCCGCGCGCGCAGGGAACCCGTCGGCGGCCGGTACCGGAGTACCGCCCCTGGCCCGGGAGATAGCGGACCTGTGGGCCACGGCCCTCGGCCTGCCCGCCGTGGACCCGGACGCCGATGTCCTGGAGCTGGGCGGCGACTCCATCCTCGCGATGCGTACCGTCTCCCAACTCCGCCGCCACGGGCACCACATCGACTACGCGGACTTCTACCGCCACCCCACCCCGCGCCGACTGGCCTCCTCCGTCCGCGCCTCCGTCCGCGCCGTCGACCCGGCCGGCACCGCCGAAGGCGCCACCGACGCGGCGCCCCCGGCCGGACGCGGCGCCCTCGCACCGGCCCAGCGCTGGTTCTACGACCAGGACGTCGACCAGCCCCACCACTGGAACCAGTCGGTACTGCTCCGCTGCGCGACCCCCGTCGACCCGGCCGCCCTCACCGCCGCCGCGACGGCGGTGCTGGCACGCCACCCGGCGCTGCGCCGCCCCGTCGGCCCGCAGGGGCCGGGCACCGCCCGCCCGGCGGGCGACCTCCACCCGGTCAGCCACTCCCGCATCCGGCGGCCCGAGGACGCCCGGCAGGAGATCGACGCGCTCGGCGGCGAACTGCAACGGAGCCTCGACCCGGAGGCGGGCGACCTCATCCGCTTCCACCTGTTCTCCGGCACTCCCGGCACCGAGGACCGCCTCGCGCTGATCGCCCACCACCTGGTGGTCGACGGGCTGTCCTGGCGCGTCATCCTCGACGACCTGGCCCACGCCTACCGCGCCGCCCTGTCCGGCCGACCCGCCGGCCTGCCGCCGGCGGCGGACTTCTACGCGTGGGCGGCGAGCACGCCCGAAGGCGCCGACCGCACCCGCGCATCCCGGCCCGCACCCCGGACCGGACGAGGAGCGGCGCCGGGCACGGTGAGCTGGTCCCTGGACGCGGAGGCCACCGCCCGGCTCGTCCAACGGTACGGAGCGTCAAGGAAGTTGGAGGCGCTGCTGCTCACCGCGTTCGCGGACGGCGCCGCCCACGACGAGGAACACGACGGGCCGCGCCCCGGACCCTTCACCGTCGAGGTGGAGACGCACGGCCGGGACACCACCGGCGAACACCTCGACACCGTCGGGTGGTTCACCGCCGTCACCCGGGTCCGCACCGACACCCCGACGCTCAAGGCCCCCGCGGCCGGAGCTGTCCGCGCGACGGGAACGGCACCCACGACCCGCACGGCCTCCACGGACCCCGGCGCGCGCGCCGCGGCACGTCTCGCCGAGGTGGAACGGCGGCTCCGGGACGCTCCCCGGCTGCCCATGGACGGCGAAGGGCCGCGCCCCGACACCGCGTTCAACTTCCTCGGCACCTTCCGCCTGCCCGCCGGACCGGACCTCGGATGGTCCGCCGCCCACGAGCAGCCCGGCACCGCACGGTGCCCCGACGGCGATCCGCTCTACCGCATGCGGCTGACGGCCCGCATCGTCGAGGGCCGGCTGGTGACCGACCTCGTCCACGCCCGGCCGGCCATGACCGACCCCGAAGCGGACGCGCTCATGGCCCGGTTCGCCCGCACGGTGACCGACGCCGCCACACCCACCAGCCCCACCGCCTCCGCCACGCCCGCCCCCGCCTCCGCACCCGCTTCCGCCGCACCCGTAACCGCCCCCGTCCGTCTCGACCACTCCGCCTCCGGCCACCTCCTGCGCACCGGCACGCTCCCCGGCCCCGCCCGGGCCGCGTCCGGCCGGGTGCTGAGCGAGCCGGCCCGCGTGCTGCTGACCGGGGCGACCGGCTACGTCGGCGGGCACCTCCTCGACGCGCTCCTGGAGCGCGGCGCCCAGGTCACCTGCCTGGTACGCGGCGAGCGCGACGCCGACGCGGTGGGCCGCCTGGGCAGTCCGTCACCCGGGGTGCGCGTGGTCGCCGGGGACATCGGCCGGGAAGGGCTGGGGCTCTCGAAGGAGGGGCGCGCCCTCGCCCGCGAGGCGCAGGTCGTCGTCCACGCCGCCGCCGACGTACGCCTGGTGGCCCCGCCCGAGGAGCTGGAGCGCACCAACAACGACGGCGTTCGGCGGCTGCTGGCCTGGATCGACTCCGAGGCACTCGGCCCGGTCCGGTTCCACCACCTCTCGACCCTCGCCGTGTCCGGCGGGATCGACCCGGCGGCCCCCGCCCGCCGGTTCGCGGAGGCCGACCTGCGGATCGGCCAGCACTTCCGTACCCCGTACGAGCGCTCCAAGTACCTCGCCGAGGAGACGGTCCGCGCGTGGGCGGCCACCGGACGCCGCTGCCACATCCACCGGAGCGGACACGTCGCCGCACACAGTCGTTCCGGCGCGTTCCACCCGGGCATCGCCACCAACCGCGTCTACCAGACCCTGCGCGGCTACCTCCTGGCCGGCGCGGCTCCCCGGCTGGCTGGCGCCACGTTCGCGTTCTCGTACGTGGACACCGTCGCCGCAGGGATCGCGGCCCTCGCCCTGTACCCGCACACCGCGCCCGGCGTCCACCACGTCGAGACCCCGCACCAGGTCCCCCACGACGAACTGGTGGGCTGGATGCGGCGGTACGGCCACCGGATCGAGCTGTGCGACACCGGGACGTTCGAAGCCGCGCTGGACCGGGCCGAGGGCGAGCATCCGGAGGCGGTCCGGCTGGCCGCCGCCTGGAACCGGCTGGAG
- a CDS encoding phytanoyl-CoA dioxygenase family protein, with translation MRSSSGIDETESTGEAHPESAEHGEVIGARKSFEELGYLVLPGFLPPALVDRLMPEVDRWMDEGLRARSIACSTGTAAGAHPPVLELELPAHGELLVHPPLMSLLTDIMGGPFVHHHMHSQRQGAGDTGKPWHHDYEPNDLGDRSLVMVHALHYLGGLNETMGSLAVLPGSHDEDVAKDFRAALGTAELPGEEVIDRLPRGSTVLINSAVFHARRPAPSPVAGQDRYFVDASYCRTGARWRPVKPYWRYMLARAEELGLGRGPWPELFSERHFTEFQGVVGR, from the coding sequence TTGCGATCATCTTCCGGGATCGACGAAACGGAATCGACGGGGGAGGCGCACCCTGAATCGGCGGAACACGGCGAGGTCATCGGGGCGCGGAAGAGCTTCGAGGAGCTCGGCTACCTCGTGCTTCCCGGCTTCCTGCCTCCCGCACTCGTGGATCGCCTGATGCCCGAGGTGGACCGGTGGATGGACGAGGGGCTGCGTGCCCGGTCCATCGCCTGCAGCACCGGTACGGCGGCGGGCGCCCACCCGCCGGTGCTGGAACTCGAACTGCCGGCCCACGGTGAACTGCTCGTCCACCCGCCGCTGATGAGCCTGCTGACGGACATCATGGGCGGCCCGTTCGTCCATCACCACATGCACAGTCAGCGGCAGGGAGCCGGCGACACCGGAAAGCCGTGGCACCACGACTACGAGCCCAACGACCTCGGCGACAGGTCGCTGGTGATGGTCCACGCGCTGCACTACCTGGGCGGACTGAACGAGACGATGGGCAGTCTCGCGGTGCTGCCCGGATCGCACGACGAGGACGTGGCCAAGGACTTCCGCGCCGCACTCGGCACGGCCGAACTGCCGGGGGAGGAGGTGATAGACCGTCTGCCGCGCGGATCGACGGTCCTGATCAACTCGGCCGTCTTCCACGCCCGGCGCCCCGCCCCGTCCCCCGTGGCCGGACAGGACCGGTACTTCGTCGACGCCTCCTACTGCCGGACCGGCGCCCGGTGGCGTCCCGTGAAGCCGTACTGGCGGTACATGCTCGCCCGGGCCGAAGAGCTCGGCCTCGGCCGCGGACCGTGGCCGGAGCTTTTCTCCGAGCGGCATTTCACCGAATTCCAGGGGGTGGTGGGACGATGA
- a CDS encoding family 2 encapsulin nanocompartment cargo protein terpene cyclase yields the protein MPAPELPPPRSSLPEAATHFGAHVLAAAVARAHDITAATGGPPDAGSVPEPPAVSVPAPAAIPVPAPAAAPGTAPAGAPAPDTGLERLLRGPSGLGTAGLRLVLREAPPTPPTANPLLPPHLLPPPHASLHSPLDSPAETLAEAAVDTAEGTPVPGLYYHPVPEPDPVRVEEVSRRIKAWAVDEVSLFPDDWEEEFDGFSVGRYMVACHPDAPTVDHLMLATRLMVAENAVDDCYCEDHGGSPIGLGERLLLAHTALDPLYTTAEYQPQWAESLHADAPRRAYRSAMEYFVRAAGASQADRLRHDMARLHLGYLAEAAWSQEGRVPEVWEYLAMRQFNNFRPCPTITDTVGGYELPADLHARADMQKVIALAGNATTIVNDLYSYMKELDSPGQHLNLPVVIAEREGFSERDAYLKAVEVHNDLMHDFEAEAAALAEACPAPQVQRFLRGVAAWVDGNHYWHRSNTFRYRLPDFW from the coding sequence ATGCCAGCGCCCGAGCTGCCACCACCACGGTCGAGCCTGCCAGAGGCCGCCACCCATTTCGGAGCGCACGTACTCGCCGCCGCGGTGGCCCGTGCCCACGACATCACGGCCGCCACCGGCGGCCCGCCCGACGCGGGCTCCGTACCCGAACCGCCCGCGGTCTCCGTACCCGCCCCAGCCGCGATTCCCGTACCCGCCCCGGCTGCCGCTCCCGGCACCGCGCCGGCCGGGGCGCCCGCACCGGACACAGGTCTGGAGCGCCTCCTGCGCGGTCCCAGCGGCCTGGGCACGGCGGGGCTCCGCCTGGTCCTGAGGGAAGCGCCGCCGACACCGCCGACAGCGAACCCGCTTCTCCCTCCGCACCTGCTCCCACCTCCGCATGCGTCTCTGCACTCACCTCTGGATTCACCTGCAGAAACGTTGGCGGAGGCGGCCGTGGACACCGCGGAGGGCACGCCGGTCCCGGGTCTCTATTACCACCCGGTGCCCGAGCCCGATCCGGTACGGGTGGAGGAGGTCAGCCGGCGGATCAAGGCCTGGGCGGTCGACGAGGTCAGCCTGTTCCCCGACGACTGGGAGGAGGAGTTCGACGGCTTCTCCGTGGGCCGCTACATGGTCGCCTGCCATCCGGACGCACCCACCGTCGACCATCTGATGCTCGCCACCCGCCTGATGGTGGCCGAGAACGCGGTGGACGACTGCTACTGCGAGGACCACGGCGGCTCGCCCATCGGCCTCGGTGAACGCCTCCTGCTGGCGCACACCGCCCTCGATCCCCTGTACACGACCGCGGAGTACCAGCCGCAGTGGGCCGAGTCGCTCCATGCGGACGCGCCCCGGCGCGCGTACCGCTCCGCCATGGAGTACTTCGTACGGGCGGCCGGCGCCTCCCAGGCGGACCGGCTCCGGCACGACATGGCCCGGCTGCACCTGGGGTACCTCGCCGAAGCGGCCTGGTCGCAGGAGGGCCGCGTACCGGAGGTGTGGGAGTACCTGGCGATGCGCCAGTTCAACAACTTCCGCCCCTGCCCGACGATCACGGACACCGTCGGCGGCTACGAACTGCCGGCGGACCTGCACGCCCGGGCGGACATGCAGAAGGTCATCGCGCTCGCCGGGAACGCGACGACCATCGTGAACGACCTCTACTCCTACATGAAGGAACTCGACTCCCCCGGCCAGCACTTGAACCTGCCCGTGGTGATCGCCGAACGCGAGGGCTTCTCCGAGCGGGACGCCTATCTGAAGGCGGTCGAGGTCCACAACGACCTCATGCACGACTTCGAGGCGGAGGCAGCGGCCCTGGCCGAGGCGTGTCCCGCTCCCCAAGTGCAGCGCTTCCTGCGGGGCGTGGCCGCCTGGGTCGACGGCAACCACTACTGGCACCGGTCCAACACCTTCCGCTACCGCCTGCCCGATTTCTGGTAA
- a CDS encoding DUF6309 family protein, whose amino-acid sequence MRTLESVAFSEVLGVYGKDHPAARSHASNTNEDGEKNLHRAHALLGSWYRAELDRADILGVVLPWHLGESGERELVPRTGLTVGQAAEIIRADPDAYARANPVCAAKLDRFARTPMTPVYLSTHPVDHVDYAGLRVREGLIHLDGLHRMLGWEVAGRLAREACVEVFLADFPGRSRDGATPRGVGEAA is encoded by the coding sequence GTGCGCACTCTGGAATCCGTCGCCTTCTCCGAGGTGCTGGGCGTATACGGAAAAGATCATCCCGCCGCCCGGTCGCACGCGTCCAACACCAATGAGGACGGCGAGAAGAACCTGCACCGGGCCCACGCCCTGCTCGGTTCCTGGTACCGGGCCGAACTCGACCGCGCCGATATTCTCGGCGTCGTCCTTCCGTGGCATCTCGGAGAATCAGGAGAACGGGAACTGGTACCCCGCACGGGTTTGACCGTCGGCCAGGCCGCGGAGATCATCCGTGCAGATCCTGATGCATATGCCAGGGCCAATCCCGTGTGCGCCGCGAAACTCGACCGATTCGCCCGCACACCCATGACGCCCGTCTATCTGAGTACCCACCCGGTGGACCATGTGGACTATGCCGGTCTCCGTGTCCGGGAGGGGCTGATCCATCTCGACGGTCTGCACCGCATGCTCGGGTGGGAGGTGGCGGGGAGACTGGCCCGCGAGGCGTGCGTGGAGGTCTTCCTCGCCGACTTCCCCGGCCGGTCGCGCGACGGTGCGACGCCCCGCGGCGTGGGGGAGGCCGCATGA
- a CDS encoding family 2B encapsulin nanocompartment shell protein, producing the protein MTVDSSPDEQLELPRQSSLGTAAARNLAHTTKSAPQMQEITSRWLLRMLPWVETQGGAYRVNRRLSYTVGDGTIEFVQDGADVRVIPRELGELALLRGFDDVEVLTALADRCVQRDFRAGETLVERGAPADRIHLIAHGRVSQTSVGSYGDEVDLDVLADGDRFGEDALLDEDARWEQTATAETSGTLLTLSRADFGAVLSGAPGLRAHVEAFTSLSGRQQNHRGEAEIAMSAGHVGEQELPGAFVDYELKPREYELSVAQTILRVHTRVADLYNGPMNQTKEQLRLTIEALRERQEHELINNREFGLLHNADFKQRLQPHAGPPTPDDLDELLCRRRGSKFFLAHPRTIAAIGRGFNARGIYPDHVDLGGQQVPAWRGVPILPCNKIPVTPEKTSSILCMRTGEANQGVIGLHQTGLPDEYEPGLSVRFMGLDEKAITSYLVSTYYSAAILVPDAVGVLENVQIAHWPR; encoded by the coding sequence ATGACTGTTGACTCGAGCCCGGACGAGCAACTGGAGCTGCCCCGGCAGTCCAGCCTGGGCACGGCGGCCGCCCGCAACCTCGCCCACACGACCAAGTCCGCCCCGCAGATGCAGGAGATCACCTCCCGCTGGCTGCTGCGCATGCTCCCCTGGGTGGAGACCCAGGGCGGGGCGTACCGGGTGAACCGTCGTCTGTCCTACACCGTCGGCGACGGGACCATCGAGTTCGTCCAGGACGGTGCCGACGTCCGGGTGATCCCCCGGGAGCTCGGTGAACTGGCGCTGTTGCGCGGCTTCGACGACGTGGAGGTGCTGACCGCCCTCGCCGACCGCTGCGTGCAGCGCGACTTCCGCGCCGGCGAGACGCTGGTCGAACGCGGGGCGCCGGCGGACCGGATCCACCTGATCGCCCACGGCCGCGTCAGCCAGACCTCCGTGGGCAGTTACGGCGACGAGGTGGATCTGGACGTCCTCGCCGACGGCGACCGGTTCGGGGAGGACGCTCTGCTGGACGAGGACGCCCGGTGGGAGCAGACCGCCACCGCCGAGACCTCGGGCACGCTGCTCACCCTGTCGCGCGCCGACTTCGGAGCAGTGCTCTCCGGGGCGCCGGGTCTCCGCGCCCACGTCGAGGCGTTCACTTCGCTCTCCGGCAGGCAGCAGAACCATCGCGGCGAGGCGGAGATCGCGATGTCGGCCGGCCACGTCGGCGAGCAGGAGCTGCCCGGCGCCTTCGTGGACTACGAGTTGAAGCCACGCGAGTACGAACTCTCCGTCGCCCAGACGATTCTGCGGGTCCACACGAGGGTCGCCGACCTCTACAACGGCCCGATGAACCAGACGAAGGAGCAACTCCGGCTCACCATCGAGGCGCTGAGAGAGCGTCAGGAACATGAACTGATCAACAACCGGGAGTTCGGCCTGCTCCACAACGCCGACTTCAAGCAGCGCCTCCAGCCGCACGCCGGTCCGCCGACCCCGGACGACCTGGACGAACTGCTCTGCCGGCGCCGCGGTTCCAAGTTCTTCCTCGCGCACCCCCGGACGATCGCGGCGATCGGGCGCGGGTTCAACGCGCGGGGTATCTACCCGGACCACGTCGACCTCGGCGGCCAGCAGGTACCGGCCTGGCGCGGCGTACCGATCCTGCCCTGCAACAAGATCCCGGTCACCCCGGAGAAGACCAGCTCGATCCTCTGCATGCGTACCGGCGAGGCGAATCAGGGCGTCATCGGCCTGCACCAGACGGGCCTGCCGGACGAGTACGAACCGGGCCTGTCGGTCCGCTTCATGGGGCTCGACGAGAAGGCGATCACGTCCTACCTCGTCAGTACGTACTACTCCGCCGCGATCCTCGTGCCGGACGCGGTCGGCGTGCTGGAGAACGTGCAGATCGCCCACTGGCCCAGGTAA